GGAGTCAACCCTCGAGCATCATCTTGATGATACGTAAGTTTGCGCCACGGTGCTACAGGGTTTATATTTGTGGTTTGGGAGCTTAAATATCATTTATCTCTGTCTGACAGCATGAAGAACCCCGCGGTGGTGGGAGTGCTGTGCACCGACCAACAGGGACACAACCTCGGCTGTAAGACACCAACACAACCCCGATGGATTCACtcggtttttaaaagaaaatgcatcTTAATTGTGGTTATGGGTGATTTATTTTAGACGAGCTGCCATAGGACACTAGATATTTATCTCTAAAGTTAAATGTGAAAGTACAAAGCTGAGTGTGTCACTCCAAAACTCTTCCCTAGCTACTGTTACAGACACTTATTATTTGAATTGATCCACAATTAAGTCGTTGAGCCTGATTCAACTGAATAGATGAAATGATTACAGGTTTGCATTTTGAGGTTGTTTATGAGTGGCAGTGGCCATCAGTACGTTATACGTGTTGGCAGTCCATTCATACGCAGcgccctcattggccagtttcggTCACGGGATAGGTGCACcgcgtgacttaaagttccgtcagttttattttagctcatatttatttttagctactcCACTTACACTTGTATTTTGCCCTAACCTAgtaaataccctaaaatgtttttttttgtatttgtagttTCAAAGGTGGGATTTGCCGTGACAATTatgttaaaattaataaaacatatgtcaaaagtgggattcgaacccacggcagcggaaggaagaacCATTAAGtcaggcgccttagaccactcggtcATCCTGACAACACAGGcgcattacgcttatgtagaaaaggtccggcaaCGTCATCTTTTATGAGACATTTCCTTTATGATATTAAAAATCTTAACTATCTTATACTGGCCCTGCTACAGATTTTTCATGCAGAAAGTGTCTATTAAAGGAAAGCATTACAGAAACTAAGAGTGAGCCTCTACTACAGGGCTATCAAACATATGGTTCACAGGCACTATTCAGCTGGgttaagtttttttattttttggaaaaaaaaccaaaacattttcCCACTTAAAACCATTGAATGTTGACCCTATTGGGCCACATTTATCTTTTCACAATGACTTAAAGCAGTGCAGTCAGGTACACAATGTAGTTTATTTGTGTTTCAGAACAGTGAGTCTGCACAGCCTTCACTGGGTATGATCATGAagtcatgtattattatttatgggAGGTTTTCGCTTCCGTACCTCAAACCAGAATTATGTacgttttttaaagtcattggAATTTCAAAGTTGACTTTACGGGTGAAAGTATGCATGACTGGGACACCTTGAGTTGTAgagatttaaatataaaacaattctaatttaaacacaattttgaaaattttgTTTCTCCAACGatgaaattaatacatttattatggTTGGAAGCAGTGACGCAAAAGtcaatttaataataaattattttaactATGGGTTTGTTGATCTGGTTTTGACATCTGTCCGATATGAGCAGAAATATGAGTGGATTATGTCGACCAACATCTAAAATCTCATGTGTGTCTTTTTGATTTTGagattatttttcagggtcttctaattttttattttattttattcaatggtATCATATTCttctatttttctatttaaggtaaaaatatatttaacccattggttaataataaataagcctgtttttctcatacctactcttGCTAAATATTATTCTCTGATTGAaaaatatcacttgatcaagccttttctaacattccacatgtGTGAATAAATCACAAAAGCATGTGTTTATGTTGTAGTGGACTATTATTTTTGCAATACACAAGGCTGTAGTATCAATATTGTATCGGACGTGTGAAAGTTGCATCAGGAGACCCCAAATTCTAATTTTAGCTTAATTTAATCTGAACTTCATACAGCCTTAGATATTAACATGCACTCAcatgatacatttttaattagcaTTTGTGTCAGTGTTTAGTTAATGTACTGATTTATCTCACACACTATTCTTATTCCAGGCCGAGGCTCGTTGACTGATCAACACGGTGGCGTTGTTTCTGTTTTGGCCAAACAAGCTGCAGCTCTCACCAAAGATCCTACAGATTCTCCTACTGTGTGTCTGGAGTCAGAGTCTGGGTGAGCACGCACACACGTGGTTGTCTTTTATGGGGAGAGGTTTGTCTCAAATATGTTCAGAAATActatatatccacaatttttaCATGTGTCATTATTTTCACGTGTAATTTGTGTTGAcgtttctgagaaaaaaaaaaaaaaaaacacgtgaaaatctaaaaaagacatgcaaaaatctgaaaaatacatacgaaaatctaaagaaaatacatgtaaaatctaaaaaacaaaaaaaaacaagtgcaaatcttaaaaaaacatgtgaaaatctaaaaaaaaagagcgagagagagaaaaaaaacatgtgaaaataaaaaaaacatgaaaatctaaaaaaagagagagagagaaaataacatgtgaaaatctaaaaaaacatgaaaatctgaaaaaagaaaaatacaggtgaaaattgtggatatatttgtgaatatttttgagacaaagcTCTCCCCTTAGTCTTCGCTGATTTATATCCCTGCACTTTTCTATTTGTCTCAGTGAAGTTATGTGTGTCCGTGGGAGCTTTAATGGATATACGAggtaatcaatagttcttggaAGGAACATTTGAAAGAgatccaaaataaaagactgtAGATCATTTGGCTGCACTGGAGTTGGACAAAGAAGTCTGTGCTGCCACCTACAGGAGGCTATGTGACATGGTGTGGTCAGAGTTTATACTTCTGTCTGCTTGTTAAAAACTACATGTATATCTCCTGGTGAACCGGGAGAACAATGCAACACAGTGTTACTGATTTCACTGCTTTATTTCTAATAGGAAACCACTCAACAatgattttaataaataaagtgtcatgaaggctgtcattaagtgtcgttcgttaccctaaccgtactcagaggtgaaagtaatagattacaagtactcacgttactggaattgagttgcttttatgggtacttgtacttttttgagtatatttctaaatcagtcattttacttgtactaaagtatgttttaaaagaagtaaagtaatttgttacatttctagtaaattattatttttttgttttaaaatgatcaacaaacattgtgaaactacaataaattaaatgaccagacaacaatcaaatgcatcacatcatagccgaccaatcagattaaacttaatGCACGGCAAAAAAAACCGcaatgaatgctggttattttctcagtttcagagttcataaatgtagctatacttggagcctgaacatttttttttttaaactttgatttgaatgaatttgtgtaattttattgaaaaaaataataatacattttgacaaaccttttattttatacagatgcctttgtggaaaataaattaagttccaattgtgcaacatttggtctcttcctttttaagtttatacatgagatgtttactgtatgcaagggaaccgtggcaagatttattaccaaaaataaatgtggggggtgaaagtaactagtactgtaacttttactttaagtactatttaattgagctactttttacttgtacttgagtacaatttcaatcaactaACAATACTTCTACCTTGAGTAGAATTTATCAGTCCTCTTTACACCTCTAACCCCACTTTAGGGGTCTATGAAATtcacgttaacggaatcgcggacggaatcgaccaatgaaaacggttaaaagCGGAAATGGtcagaatcggcatgaaacaaaccattttttttaatggccaAATGTTTTTGGGGAGCGCTCATTagttgacatacatttttgtttaattatggactttttttatttgttagtatttgttattgtttcctcacaggagttagattaatgttttctaaaaaaaaaaaaaaaagaaagaaaaaaaagatcaatatttctattaaaaaaatttaagtggaaaaagaataaaaggtATTTTATTGGGCCCtacactagatccctccacccaatccaaaaa
This portion of the Gouania willdenowi chromosome 7, fGouWil2.1, whole genome shotgun sequence genome encodes:
- the lamtor5 gene encoding ragulator complex protein LAMTOR5 — translated: MESTLEHHLDDTMKNPAVVGVLCTDQQGHNLGCRGSLTDQHGGVVSVLAKQAAALTKDPTDSPTVCLESESGNILVRSHGTITVAVHKIAS